ATGCGGCCCGGCGGACCGGTCTGAGTGTCAGCGCCATCAGGTTCTACTCCGATGCGGGGATCACCCCGCCCGCCGGCCATACCAGCGCGGGCCATCGGCTCTACGACGTAGAGTCGATCGCCCGGCTGGAGCTCGTCCGGACTCTTCGTGAGCTGGGCGCCGGGCTGGACGACATCCGGAGCCTGCTCGCCGAGGAGACCACGCTGCACGACCTGGCCATCACGCATCTCGGCATCGTCGAACGCCAGACGCACCGCCTTCAGGTCAGGCGAGCAGTCCTGCGCACCATCGTCAGGCAACACAGCGCGACCGAACGGATCGGCCTCATGCACAAGCTCGCCTCCATGTCCGACGACGACCGAGACCGCCTCATCGACGAATTCTGGGACGAGGTCAGCGAAGACCTGCCCGTGCACCCCGGCTACATCACCATGTTGCACCAGATGCGGCCCACGCTTCCGGAGGAGCCCACGACCGAACAGCTCGAAGCCTGGTTGGAGCTGGCCGACATGGTCCGCGACGCGGACTTCCGCCGCGAGGTCCGTCAGTTCTTCCATGACAGCTTCGCGGGCAGCTCCCTGGCGCAGCAGGTGACCTCGCCCGCGATGCTGAAACAGATCGAGAAGCATGGGCTGATCATGGCGGAGGTCGGGGAGGCACGCCGGTCCGGAATGCCGGTGGACTCCCCCGCGGCCGGCGAGATCGTCGAGCGGCTCGTGGTGGCGACGGCCGAAGTCACCGCCGAGGCCACCGGGGAGTACGACGTCGACGAGACCCGTCGACACCTCACCGAGGCCCCAGAGGATCACTCCGAACCCACCGAGGCCGCCGAGAGGTTCACCTCCCGTTTCACGAGCGTGCTCGACCGGTATCTCACGCTGACGGCGACGAT
This genomic stretch from Actinoalloteichus hoggarensis harbors:
- a CDS encoding MerR family transcriptional regulator, which produces MDDNELYPIGDAARRTGLSVSAIRFYSDAGITPPAGHTSAGHRLYDVESIARLELVRTLRELGAGLDDIRSLLAEETTLHDLAITHLGIVERQTHRLQVRRAVLRTIVRQHSATERIGLMHKLASMSDDDRDRLIDEFWDEVSEDLPVHPGYITMLHQMRPTLPEEPTTEQLEAWLELADMVRDADFRREVRQFFHDSFAGSSLAQQVTSPAMLKQIEKHGLIMAEVGEARRSGMPVDSPAAGEIVERLVVATAEVTAEATGEYDVDETRRHLTEAPEDHSEPTEAAERFTSRFTSVLDRYLTLTATISGGPQPDPDDGDKDEKWIAAVLAHAAANRVSDSADARADGVTAEPPAAP